A window of Papaver somniferum cultivar HN1 unplaced genomic scaffold, ASM357369v1 unplaced-scaffold_104, whole genome shotgun sequence contains these coding sequences:
- the LOC113327599 gene encoding glutamic acid-rich protein-like: MNENKAEEKPVEKPVEKPVQILQKKRHLDFFIDDEEEEKFWEVQAKKMRLAEMEVMKKEYGPHNNDANASEDEESVIFVDHRSDTHTFSVPEEIIKEFRKDERFGINDALLAQQTDSEADDADEDEEEEGFDEEEVGSDEEEEGSDEEEDESDDSDSECLL, encoded by the coding sequence ATGAATGAAAACAAAGcagaagagaaaccagttgaaaaaccGGTAGAGAAACCGGTACAGATTTTGCAAAAGAAGCGTCATCTTGATTTTTTCAtagatgatgaagaggaggaaaaGTTCTGGGAAGTGCAGGCTAAAAAGATGAGGTTGGCTGAAATGGAAGTAATGAAGAAAGAATATGGGCCACATAACAATGATGCAAatgcttccgaagatgaagagTCTGTTATTTTTGTTGATCATCGAAGTGATACACATACTTTTTCTGTCCCAGAAGAGATAATTAAGGAATTTCGCaaagatgagagatttgggattaatgatgcaTTGTTGGCCCAACAGACCGATTCTGAAGCGGACGatgcagatgaagacgaggaggaagaggGGTTTGATGAGGAGGAAGTGGGGTCTGATGAGGAAGAAGAGGgttctgatgaggaggaagatgaatctgatgattctgattccgagtgCCTATTATGA